A stretch of the Mycobacterium sp. ITM-2016-00317 genome encodes the following:
- a CDS encoding sugar porter family MFS transporter, with amino-acid sequence MTKLTVIATLGGLLFGYDTGVISGALLYMKDDLALSAFGEATVVSSLLFPGAAFGALFGGRVADRLGRKRTLLICAGLFLIGALGCALAPNVQIMVAARIVLGLGVGAAAVTCPLYLAEMAPADRRGRMVTINELMIVTGQMLAFATNALLDHLIQDPHVWRTMLAVATVPAIALLVGMLALPDSPRWYALQGRLSDARNVLRLSRAPGEAEAEYAIVVDHTSHMLKSTSTPFSVIRDVPWIRRVVLVGCGLAIVQQATGINTVNYYAPTILEQSGLGVSASLVATIAVGVTSVVTTIIGIILLGYIGRRTMLQIGFAGVAASQAALAAAFLLPENTTRSYVILGCMVLFVGFVQMFIGTCVWLLLSEIFPLSVRGFAMGIAVFVLWCTNAIISFVFPLLNNALGSTGTFALFVLVNIGSWVFVHRLVPETKGTTLEELEERLETEGISASTIERTPV; translated from the coding sequence CTGACGAAGCTCACGGTCATCGCCACGCTCGGCGGCCTGCTGTTCGGCTACGACACCGGGGTCATCTCCGGCGCGCTGCTGTACATGAAGGACGATCTGGCACTCTCGGCGTTCGGCGAGGCCACCGTGGTCAGCTCGCTGCTGTTCCCGGGTGCCGCGTTCGGCGCGCTGTTCGGCGGCCGGGTCGCCGACCGCCTCGGGCGCAAGCGCACGCTGTTGATCTGTGCGGGCCTGTTCCTGATCGGGGCGCTCGGCTGCGCGCTGGCGCCCAACGTGCAGATCATGGTCGCGGCGCGCATCGTGTTGGGCCTGGGCGTCGGCGCCGCGGCCGTGACGTGCCCGCTCTACCTGGCCGAGATGGCGCCGGCCGACCGGCGGGGCCGCATGGTCACCATCAACGAGTTGATGATCGTCACCGGTCAGATGCTCGCCTTCGCCACCAACGCGCTGCTCGATCACCTCATCCAGGACCCGCACGTGTGGCGGACCATGCTGGCCGTCGCGACGGTCCCGGCGATCGCGCTGCTGGTCGGCATGCTCGCGTTGCCCGACTCGCCGCGCTGGTACGCCCTGCAGGGCCGCCTGTCCGACGCCCGGAACGTGTTGCGGCTCAGTCGTGCTCCTGGCGAGGCCGAGGCCGAGTACGCGATCGTGGTCGACCACACCAGCCACATGCTCAAGAGCACCAGCACCCCGTTCTCGGTGATCCGCGACGTGCCGTGGATCCGCCGGGTCGTGCTGGTCGGGTGCGGGCTGGCGATCGTGCAGCAGGCCACCGGCATCAACACCGTGAACTACTACGCCCCGACCATCCTGGAGCAGAGCGGTCTCGGGGTCAGCGCCTCGTTGGTCGCGACCATCGCGGTCGGAGTGACGTCCGTGGTCACCACGATCATCGGCATCATCCTGCTCGGCTACATCGGACGGCGGACCATGCTGCAGATCGGCTTCGCCGGGGTGGCGGCCTCGCAGGCCGCGTTGGCGGCGGCATTTCTGTTGCCGGAGAACACCACTCGCAGCTACGTGATTCTCGGCTGCATGGTGCTGTTCGTCGGGTTCGTGCAGATGTTCATCGGAACCTGTGTGTGGCTGCTGCTCTCGGAGATCTTCCCGCTGTCGGTGCGCGGGTTCGCGATGGGCATCGCGGTGTTCGTGCTGTGGTGCACCAACGCGATCATCTCGTTCGTGTTCCCGCTGTTGAACAACGCACTCGGGTCCACCGGCACTTTCGCACTGTTCGTCCTGGTGAACATCGGCTCCTGGGTTTTCGTGCATCGCCTGGTGCCCGAGACCAAGGGCACCACCCTCGAAGAACTCGAGGAACGTCTGGAAACCGAGGGAATCTCGGCATCGACCATCGAAAGGACCCCTGTATGA
- a CDS encoding sugar phosphate isomerase/epimerase translates to MSTIRVGSAPDSWGVWFPDDPQQTPYTRFLDEVAESGYEWIELGPYGYLPTDPDKLSDELAARGLKLSAGTVFEHLHRDSAADNWEAVWKQVEDVARLTAAVGGKHVVVIPEMWRDPATGEVLEDRHLTEGQWAKKTGGMNDLGKAMFETYGVRAQYHPHADSHVDTEDNVYRFLDGTDSRYVNLCLDTGHISYCGGDNIAIIRRAPERIGYLHLKQVDPEVRAKVEAEDLPFGEAVKLGAMTEPPLGIPDMPPLLAEIDKLGIDVFAIVEQDMYPCEADAPLPIAKRTRSYLGSCGIPSVTFK, encoded by the coding sequence ATGAGCACCATTCGTGTCGGCTCTGCGCCGGATTCGTGGGGAGTGTGGTTCCCCGACGATCCGCAGCAGACGCCCTACACCCGGTTCCTCGACGAGGTCGCCGAGTCCGGCTACGAGTGGATCGAGCTCGGCCCCTACGGCTACCTGCCCACCGATCCGGACAAGCTCTCCGACGAGCTCGCCGCGCGAGGGCTGAAGCTCTCGGCAGGAACGGTTTTCGAGCACCTGCACCGCGACAGCGCGGCCGACAACTGGGAGGCGGTGTGGAAGCAGGTCGAGGACGTGGCCAGGCTGACCGCGGCGGTCGGCGGTAAGCACGTCGTGGTGATCCCGGAGATGTGGCGTGACCCTGCCACCGGCGAGGTGCTCGAAGACCGTCATCTCACCGAGGGACAGTGGGCCAAGAAGACCGGCGGGATGAACGACCTCGGCAAGGCGATGTTCGAAACCTACGGGGTGCGTGCGCAATACCATCCGCACGCCGACTCGCACGTCGACACCGAGGACAACGTCTACCGCTTCCTCGACGGCACCGACAGCCGGTATGTGAACCTGTGCCTGGACACCGGCCACATCTCCTACTGCGGCGGCGACAACATCGCGATCATCCGCCGCGCCCCCGAACGCATCGGGTACCTGCATCTCAAGCAGGTCGACCCCGAGGTGCGCGCCAAGGTCGAAGCCGAGGATCTGCCGTTCGGCGAGGCCGTCAAGCTCGGCGCGATGACCGAGCCGCCGCTGGGAATCCCGGACATGCCACCGCTTCTCGCCGAGATCGACAAGCTCGGCATCGACGTGTTCGCGATCGTCGAGCAGGACATGTATCCCTGCGAGGCCGACGCACCGCTGCCCATCGCCAAGCGCACCCGAAGCTACCTCGGGTCGTGCGGCATCCCGTCCGTCACCTTCAAGTAG
- a CDS encoding Gfo/Idh/MocA family oxidoreductase: protein MSDSKELRVAVLGVGLMGADHVARLTSRISGARVAVVNDYVTEKAEQLAAGIPCCRAVGDPLDAIADPEVDAVLLATPGPTHEKQLLACLEQRKPVLCEKPMTTDVETSLEVVRREAETGARLIQVGFMRRFDDEYVALKSLIDGGELGNPLLLHCVHRNPAVPEHFDSAMTVRDSLVHEVDVARFLFGEEITSIQIVTPTPNSLAREGLADPQIAIMTTASGRHVDVELFVTTGVAYEVRTEIVAEKGSAMIGLDVGLVSKGASGTWGGTITPSFKERFGRAYDTEIQRWADAVRSGAATGDYTDGPGAWDGYAATAVCEAGVQALQSGQPVAVSLADRASIPGA, encoded by the coding sequence ATGTCTGATTCGAAAGAGCTCAGGGTCGCCGTCCTCGGGGTCGGCCTGATGGGCGCAGATCACGTCGCGCGCCTCACCTCTCGCATCTCCGGCGCCCGGGTCGCCGTCGTCAACGACTACGTCACCGAGAAGGCAGAACAGCTCGCGGCCGGCATCCCCTGCTGCCGCGCCGTCGGTGATCCGCTGGACGCGATCGCCGATCCGGAGGTCGATGCCGTGCTGCTCGCCACACCTGGCCCCACGCACGAGAAGCAGCTGCTGGCCTGCCTGGAGCAGCGCAAGCCGGTGCTGTGCGAGAAGCCGATGACCACCGACGTCGAGACCTCGCTGGAGGTGGTTCGCCGCGAGGCCGAGACCGGTGCCCGACTGATCCAGGTCGGCTTCATGCGCCGCTTCGACGACGAGTACGTGGCGCTGAAGTCACTGATCGACGGCGGCGAACTGGGCAATCCACTGCTACTGCACTGCGTGCACCGCAACCCGGCGGTCCCGGAGCACTTCGACTCGGCGATGACGGTCCGCGACTCGCTGGTCCACGAGGTCGACGTGGCCCGCTTCCTGTTCGGCGAGGAGATCACCTCGATCCAGATCGTCACACCGACACCGAATTCACTGGCCCGCGAGGGGCTCGCCGATCCGCAGATCGCGATCATGACGACCGCGAGCGGCCGGCACGTCGACGTCGAGCTGTTCGTCACCACCGGCGTGGCCTACGAGGTGCGCACCGAGATCGTCGCCGAGAAGGGCAGCGCGATGATCGGTCTGGACGTCGGGCTGGTCAGTAAGGGTGCCTCGGGGACCTGGGGCGGCACCATCACCCCCAGCTTCAAGGAGCGATTCGGCCGGGCCTACGACACCGAGATCCAGCGCTGGGCCGACGCGGTCCGATCCGGTGCCGCGACAGGCGATTACACCGATGGTCCCGGCGCATGGGACGGCTACGCCGCCACGGCGGTGTGCGAAGCCGGGGTGCAGGCACTGCAGTCCGGTCAACCCGTCGCGGTCTCCCTGGCCGACCGCGCCTCGATCCCGGGAGCCTGA
- a CDS encoding sugar phosphate isomerase/epimerase has translation MKLGVYTAILHDRPLREALEIIGALGLTGAEVNAGGFLPTPHLPVGGLLSGEVSVAQYLSTFDGTGVSLAGLNCNGNPLHPDPEVGPEDAQDLRNAIRVAGLLGVDRVVTMSGLPQAHPGGKWPAWHVNTWDSGYLDSLDYQWDDVAVPFWTEIDALARDHGVRLAIEMHPQNLVFNPPTLRRLVERTGATNVGAEMDPSHLFWQGIDPIAAVEWLGPLVFHAAAKDTRINDNCRIYGVLDERFTRIPADRNPTGLGGRHVVNKWPEDSAWDFVAVGQGHDVQFWSRFLQALEAVDPDMWVNIEHEDAAFGPLEGLRVAAETLKSANPIAV, from the coding sequence ATGAAGCTCGGCGTGTACACCGCGATCCTGCACGACAGACCGCTGCGCGAAGCGCTGGAGATCATCGGCGCGCTGGGCCTGACGGGGGCCGAGGTCAACGCGGGCGGGTTCCTGCCCACGCCGCACCTGCCCGTCGGCGGTCTGCTCTCCGGTGAGGTCTCGGTCGCGCAGTACCTGTCGACGTTCGACGGCACCGGTGTGTCCCTGGCGGGGCTGAACTGCAACGGCAACCCGCTGCACCCCGATCCGGAGGTCGGCCCGGAGGACGCGCAGGATCTGCGCAACGCGATCCGAGTGGCCGGCCTGCTCGGCGTCGACCGGGTGGTGACGATGTCCGGTCTGCCGCAGGCGCATCCGGGCGGGAAGTGGCCGGCGTGGCACGTCAACACCTGGGACTCGGGCTACCTCGACTCCCTCGACTACCAGTGGGACGACGTCGCGGTGCCGTTCTGGACCGAGATCGACGCGCTGGCGCGCGACCACGGCGTCAGGCTCGCCATCGAGATGCACCCGCAGAACCTGGTGTTCAATCCACCCACGCTCCGGCGGTTGGTCGAGCGGACGGGCGCCACGAACGTCGGGGCGGAGATGGATCCCTCGCATCTGTTCTGGCAGGGCATCGACCCGATCGCGGCCGTCGAGTGGTTGGGTCCGCTGGTGTTTCACGCCGCGGCCAAGGACACCCGCATCAACGACAACTGCAGGATCTACGGTGTCCTGGACGAACGGTTCACCAGGATCCCGGCAGACCGGAATCCGACCGGCCTCGGCGGCAGGCACGTCGTGAACAAGTGGCCCGAGGATTCGGCGTGGGACTTCGTGGCCGTCGGGCAGGGGCACGACGTGCAGTTCTGGTCCCGTTTCCTGCAGGCCCTCGAGGCCGTGGACCCGGACATGTGGGTCAACATCGAGCACGAGGATGCCGCCTTCGGGCCGCTCGAAGGTCTGCGAGTCGCCGCCGAGACGCTCAAATCGGCGAACCCGATTGCCGTCTGA
- a CDS encoding sugar phosphate isomerase/epimerase family protein, translated as MKIALDPTPFHHDYGLLELPKVVAELGYEYLQLTPHRDFIPFYNHPRADDALVAAFRTACADAGVGIASVLPVLRWSGPDEDAREAAVRNWKRVVQITVDLGVNVINTEFSGRPEQAEVSERAFFRSMEELVPIFEREGIDVRIDPHPDDFVEDGLEALRIIRGVNSPNIGFVYVACHTFHMGANMAEIMAAAGDTLRLVHVADSMDHHRSHGLRYITNPPGNPVRVHQHLKIGDGDVDWDEFFGGLGRLGFYEREDTVMVSSVFGEDEHAHEVSRFQHKTMTDYVAKYR; from the coding sequence ATGAAGATCGCCCTCGACCCGACCCCGTTCCATCACGACTACGGCCTGTTGGAGTTGCCGAAGGTGGTGGCCGAGTTGGGGTATGAGTACCTGCAACTGACGCCGCATCGGGATTTCATCCCGTTCTACAACCATCCCCGCGCCGACGACGCATTGGTAGCCGCGTTCCGCACGGCGTGTGCCGACGCCGGGGTCGGGATCGCGTCGGTGCTGCCGGTGCTGCGCTGGTCGGGTCCCGACGAGGACGCCCGCGAGGCCGCGGTGCGCAACTGGAAGCGGGTCGTGCAGATCACCGTGGATCTGGGGGTGAACGTGATCAACACGGAGTTCTCCGGTCGCCCCGAGCAGGCCGAGGTGTCGGAGCGGGCGTTCTTCCGGTCCATGGAGGAGTTGGTGCCGATCTTCGAGCGCGAGGGCATCGATGTGCGGATCGACCCGCACCCCGACGATTTCGTCGAGGACGGCCTGGAGGCGCTGCGCATCATCCGCGGGGTGAACTCACCGAACATCGGGTTCGTCTACGTCGCGTGCCACACCTTCCACATGGGTGCGAACATGGCCGAGATCATGGCCGCCGCGGGGGACACGCTGCGGTTGGTGCACGTGGCCGATTCGATGGATCACCACCGCTCGCACGGGTTGCGCTACATCACGAACCCGCCGGGCAATCCGGTGCGGGTGCATCAGCACCTCAAGATCGGCGACGGTGACGTCGACTGGGACGAGTTCTTCGGCGGGCTGGGCCGGCTCGGGTTCTACGAGCGCGAGGACACCGTGATGGTGTCCAGTGTGTTCGGCGAGGACGAGCACGCCCACGAGGTGTCGCGCTTCCAGCACAAGACCATGACCGACTACGTCGCCAAATACCGTTGA